The Actinomadura sp. WMMB 499 genome includes a window with the following:
- a CDS encoding amidohydrolase family protein, with product MAGTTVIKGATVVDGTGAPGRVADVRLAGGRIAEIGERLTGGPGRTIDAAGLVLAPGFVDMHAHSDLALLAEPDHLAKVSQGVTLEVLGQDGLSYAPADDTTLAQIRRTIAGWNGDPDGFDWSWRTVGEYLDRLDRGIAVNACYLVPQGAVRMLAMGWDDRAPTPAELDRQRELVADGMREGAVGMSSGLTYTPGMYADGDELTELLRVVASLGGFHAPHHRSYGAGALAAYAEMVELSRRSGCALHLAHATMNFGVNKGRAGELLDLLDAAIAGGCDITLDTYPYLPGSTTLAALLPSRASAGGPDALRARLTDPGEHARIRHAMEVEGSDGCHGVPSEWETIEISGSPDPSVIGRTIADLAAESGRAAFDVYCERLLADDLATTILQHVGHEENVRAIMRHPCHTGGSDGLLAAAKPHPRAWGTFPRYLGHYVRELGVLSLEECVAHLTGRAARRLRLADRGFVRPRYHADLVLFDPDTVRDTATFDEPRRRPDGVPYVFVGGTAVVDGGARTGALPGRSLRRAPDGATR from the coding sequence ATGGCGGGCACGACGGTGATCAAGGGCGCGACGGTCGTCGACGGCACCGGCGCGCCGGGACGCGTCGCCGACGTCCGGCTCGCCGGCGGCCGCATCGCCGAGATCGGCGAGCGCCTCACCGGTGGCCCCGGCCGGACGATCGACGCCGCCGGGCTCGTCCTCGCGCCCGGCTTCGTCGACATGCACGCCCACTCCGACCTGGCCCTGCTCGCCGAACCCGACCACCTCGCCAAGGTGAGCCAGGGCGTGACGCTGGAGGTCCTCGGGCAGGACGGCCTGTCGTACGCGCCCGCCGACGACACGACGCTCGCGCAGATCCGCCGCACCATCGCCGGCTGGAACGGCGACCCGGACGGCTTCGACTGGTCGTGGCGCACGGTCGGCGAGTACCTCGACCGGCTCGACCGGGGCATCGCGGTCAACGCCTGCTACCTCGTCCCGCAGGGCGCCGTGCGGATGCTCGCGATGGGCTGGGACGACCGCGCGCCCACCCCCGCCGAACTCGACCGGCAGCGCGAACTCGTCGCGGACGGCATGCGGGAGGGCGCCGTCGGGATGTCCAGCGGCCTCACCTACACGCCCGGCATGTACGCGGACGGCGACGAGCTCACCGAGCTGCTCCGCGTCGTGGCGTCCCTCGGCGGGTTCCACGCGCCGCACCACCGCTCGTACGGGGCGGGCGCCCTGGCGGCGTACGCCGAGATGGTCGAGCTGTCGCGGCGCTCCGGCTGCGCGCTGCACCTGGCCCACGCCACCATGAACTTCGGCGTCAACAAGGGCCGCGCGGGGGAGCTGCTCGACCTGCTCGACGCCGCCATCGCCGGCGGCTGCGACATCACCCTCGACACCTACCCCTACCTCCCCGGCTCCACCACGCTCGCCGCCCTGCTGCCGAGCCGGGCGTCGGCGGGCGGCCCGGACGCGCTCCGCGCCCGGCTCACCGACCCCGGCGAGCACGCCCGGATCCGGCACGCGATGGAGGTCGAGGGCTCCGACGGCTGCCACGGCGTCCCGTCCGAGTGGGAGACGATCGAGATCTCCGGCTCCCCCGACCCGTCGGTCATCGGACGGACGATCGCCGACCTCGCCGCCGAGTCCGGGCGCGCGGCGTTCGACGTCTACTGCGAGCGGCTCCTCGCCGACGACCTCGCGACGACGATCCTGCAGCACGTCGGGCATGAGGAGAACGTGCGGGCGATCATGCGCCACCCGTGCCACACCGGTGGGTCCGACGGGTTGCTCGCCGCCGCGAAGCCGCACCCGCGCGCGTGGGGCACCTTCCCCCGCTACCTCGGCCACTACGTCCGCGAGCTGGGCGTCCTGTCGCTGGAGGAGTGCGTCGCGCACCTCACCGGGCGGGCCGCCCGACGGCTCCGGCTCGCCGACCGCGGGTTCGTCCGTCCGAGGTACCACGCCGACCTCGTGCTGTTCGACCCGGACACCGTCCGCGACACCGCCACGTTCGACGAACCGCGGCGCCGTCCGGACGGCGTCCCCTACGTGTTCGTCGGGGGCACCGCCGTCGTCGACGGCGGCGCCCGCACCGGCGCGCTCCCCGGCCGGTCGCTGCGCCGCGCCCCGGACGGCGCGACCCGCTGA
- a CDS encoding ABC transporter permease: protein MNAAPEIGPVLGLVLVALAASAALLARLGGLGVGRDVVVAAVRAAVQLAAVSLLIAVVLESAGWTALFVVGMVAVAVATAGRRVTGRRLGPGWWTVAPIVAGVAPVLGLLVGSGVVPSRPVAVLPIAGILIGGAMTATGLTGRRALDELETRRGEYEGGLALGLLPRDAALEVCRSAGSLALFPALDQTRTVGLVTLPGAFVGVLLGGADPIEAGAIQLLVLIGLLTVEAVAVLITLELVATGRVHRRAA from the coding sequence ATGAACGCGGCACCCGAGATCGGGCCGGTCCTCGGTCTGGTGCTGGTGGCGCTCGCGGCGTCGGCCGCGCTGCTGGCCCGGCTCGGCGGGCTCGGTGTCGGACGGGACGTCGTGGTCGCGGCGGTGCGCGCGGCGGTGCAGCTCGCCGCGGTGTCGCTGCTGATCGCGGTGGTGCTGGAGAGCGCGGGCTGGACGGCGCTGTTCGTCGTCGGGATGGTCGCGGTCGCGGTCGCGACGGCCGGACGCCGCGTCACCGGGCGCCGGCTTGGGCCGGGCTGGTGGACGGTGGCGCCGATCGTCGCCGGGGTCGCGCCGGTGCTGGGCCTCCTCGTCGGCTCGGGCGTGGTCCCGTCCCGGCCGGTGGCGGTGCTCCCGATCGCCGGGATCCTGATCGGCGGCGCGATGACCGCGACCGGCCTGACCGGGCGGCGCGCGCTGGACGAACTGGAGACCCGGCGCGGCGAGTACGAGGGCGGGCTCGCGCTCGGCCTGCTCCCCCGGGACGCCGCGCTCGAGGTGTGCCGGTCGGCGGGGTCGCTCGCGCTGTTCCCCGCCCTGGACCAGACGCGGACGGTCGGCCTGGTGACGCTGCCGGGCGCGTTCGTCGGCGTGCTGCTGGGCGGCGCCGACCCGATCGAGGCCGGGGCGATCCAGCTCCTCGTCCTCATCGGCCTCCTGACCGTCGAGGCGGTCGCGGTGCTGATCACGCTGGAGCTCGTCGCCACCGGCCGCGTCCACCGCCGGGCGGCGTGA
- a CDS encoding IclR family transcriptional regulator: MSQSLARALGILIELGDGPRNLDELAATAGVHKTTVLRLLRTLEAERFVHRDGDHRFHLGSRMFALARTSLEQHGIRDVAAPHLAKLNESTGQTIHLGVLEGDPGTSVSVIYLAKYDSRHAIRMYSQVGLPMPLHATAIAKVLLADLPAPRRRRIAESIDYTPFTEHTITGPRELLAELDRVAERGHAMDDAEHETFIRCVGAPVRDATGRVVAGVSISVPEIVLDREAVLGLLPDLLGTARAISTDYGYTEGKPE, from the coding sequence ATGAGCCAGAGCCTCGCGCGCGCGCTCGGCATCCTGATCGAACTCGGCGACGGCCCCCGCAACCTGGACGAACTCGCCGCGACGGCGGGCGTCCACAAGACGACCGTGCTCCGCCTCCTGCGGACGCTCGAAGCGGAACGGTTCGTCCACCGCGACGGCGACCACCGGTTCCACCTCGGGTCGCGCATGTTCGCGCTCGCCCGCACGTCCCTCGAACAGCACGGCATCCGCGACGTCGCCGCCCCGCACCTGGCGAAGCTCAACGAGTCCACCGGCCAGACGATCCACCTCGGCGTCCTCGAAGGCGACCCGGGGACGAGCGTCAGCGTCATCTACCTCGCCAAGTACGACTCCCGGCACGCGATCCGCATGTACTCGCAGGTGGGACTGCCGATGCCGCTGCACGCCACCGCCATCGCGAAGGTCCTGCTCGCCGACCTCCCCGCCCCGCGCCGCCGCCGCATCGCCGAGTCCATCGACTACACCCCGTTCACCGAGCACACGATCACCGGCCCCCGCGAACTGCTCGCCGAACTCGACCGCGTCGCCGAGCGGGGCCACGCGATGGACGACGCCGAGCACGAGACGTTCATCCGCTGCGTCGGCGCGCCCGTCCGCGACGCGACCGGACGCGTCGTCGCCGGCGTCTCGATCTCGGTGCCGGAGATCGTCCTCGACCGCGAGGCCGTTCTCGGCCTGCTCCCCGACCTCCTCGGCACCGCCCGCGCCATCTCCACCGACTACGGATACACGGAAGGAAAACCGGAATGA
- a CDS encoding RidA family protein — translation MSDKTQITTTDAPAAAWLYSQGVRKGPMLQVSGQGPQDPATGEYLHAGDVKAQTRRVLENLKAILEAGGASVDDVLMFRVYLTTRDDFPAVNEVYGEFVKENCPSGVLPSRTTVMVELPQPSMLVEIDALACVG, via the coding sequence ATGAGCGACAAGACGCAGATCACCACCACGGACGCCCCGGCCGCCGCCTGGCTGTACTCCCAGGGCGTCCGCAAGGGCCCCATGCTGCAGGTCTCCGGCCAGGGCCCGCAGGACCCGGCGACCGGCGAGTACCTGCACGCGGGCGACGTCAAGGCGCAGACCAGGCGCGTCCTGGAGAACCTGAAGGCGATCCTCGAAGCCGGCGGCGCGTCCGTCGACGACGTCCTGATGTTCCGCGTCTACCTCACGACCCGCGACGACTTCCCCGCGGTGAACGAGGTCTACGGCGAGTTCGTCAAGGAGAACTGCCCGAGCGGCGTCCTGCCCAGCCGCACCACGGTCATGGTCGAGCTGCCGCAGCCGTCCATGCTCGTCGAGATCGACGCCCTCGCCTGCGTCGGCTGA
- a CDS encoding enoyl-CoA hydratase/isomerase family protein produces MLHCEVAGSVGTITIDRPGKRNAMSAEMWRELPRILDGLAADPSVRAVVLTGAGGNFCAGADIGELDAIHRDDDTHLSTAAERALAAFGKPTVAAIEGVCVGGGCQLAAACDLRFAAADARFGITPARLGIVYPVAATVRLVGLVGPASAKYLLYSAELIGADDALRIGFLNEVVPDPRARVAEFTRTLASRSLLTQCATKDIVDAITAGGDVRERAARWLMEMDGSGELKEGAAAFLERRTPDFPWTPRPS; encoded by the coding sequence GTGCTGCACTGCGAGGTCGCCGGGAGCGTCGGGACGATCACGATCGACCGTCCGGGCAAGCGGAACGCGATGTCGGCGGAGATGTGGCGCGAGCTGCCCCGGATCCTCGACGGGCTCGCCGCGGACCCGTCCGTCCGGGCCGTGGTGCTGACGGGCGCGGGCGGGAACTTCTGCGCGGGCGCCGACATCGGGGAGCTCGACGCGATCCACCGGGACGACGACACGCACCTGTCGACGGCCGCCGAGCGGGCCCTCGCCGCGTTCGGCAAGCCGACGGTCGCGGCGATCGAGGGGGTGTGCGTCGGCGGCGGCTGCCAGCTCGCGGCGGCCTGCGACCTGCGCTTCGCGGCGGCGGACGCCAGGTTCGGGATCACCCCGGCGCGGCTCGGCATCGTGTACCCGGTGGCGGCCACCGTCCGGCTCGTCGGCCTGGTCGGGCCCGCGTCCGCGAAGTACCTGCTGTACTCGGCGGAGCTGATCGGCGCCGACGACGCGCTGCGCATCGGCTTCCTGAACGAGGTCGTCCCCGACCCGCGCGCCCGCGTCGCCGAGTTCACCCGGACGCTCGCGTCCCGCTCCCTGCTGACCCAGTGCGCCACGAAGGACATCGTGGACGCGATCACCGCGGGCGGCGACGTCCGCGAGCGGGCGGCCCGCTGGCTCATGGAGATGGACGGCAGCGGCGAGCTGAAGGAGGGCGCCGCCGCGTTCCTCGAGCGCCGCACCCCCGACTTCCCGTGGACCCCCCGACCGTCCTGA
- a CDS encoding sensor histidine kinase, producing the protein MDGRVVRETRWEAHRRAPWRGLGLGLLGVPAMVVGLWFLTVLSMITGLLGVLLFPNATNLMRSTTDVYRRLIARWTGTRIERPYLPDPEITEDGAMGRVRLFLARANDPATWRDYLWLLADPIVVGVTAALPAGMILYGIWGFVLAGFAGELIVNAGGSDWYGWVHVGPHYPADENARIATVALAAVFVAVGFLIGPRMLAVYGRWGRTLLGPTEKSRLELRVRHLAESRSDAVDASAAELRRIERDLHDGAQARLVAMGMTLGAIEHLLDRDPAKARLLLAETRESSAKALHELRDLVRGIHPPVLADRGLGDAVKALALDHPMRAEVTVDLPERPQPPVESAAYFAVSEILTNAAKHSGGTRLWIDVRYERGMLRISVTDDGRGGASLAGGTGLRGIERRIGTFDGVLAVNSPAGGPTIVTLELPCALSSPKTSPS; encoded by the coding sequence GTGGACGGTCGAGTGGTGCGGGAGACCCGGTGGGAGGCGCACCGGCGGGCGCCGTGGCGCGGGCTCGGGCTGGGGCTGCTGGGCGTCCCCGCGATGGTCGTCGGGCTGTGGTTCCTCACGGTGCTCTCGATGATCACCGGCCTGCTGGGGGTGCTGCTGTTCCCGAACGCGACGAACCTGATGCGGTCGACGACGGACGTGTACCGGCGGCTCATCGCACGCTGGACCGGCACGCGCATCGAGCGTCCGTACCTGCCCGACCCGGAGATCACCGAGGACGGCGCCATGGGCCGGGTGCGGCTGTTCCTCGCCCGCGCCAACGACCCCGCGACCTGGCGCGACTACCTGTGGCTCCTCGCCGACCCGATCGTCGTGGGCGTCACCGCGGCGCTGCCCGCCGGGATGATCCTGTACGGGATCTGGGGGTTCGTCCTCGCGGGGTTCGCGGGCGAACTGATCGTGAACGCCGGTGGCAGCGACTGGTACGGGTGGGTCCACGTCGGCCCCCACTATCCCGCCGACGAGAACGCCCGCATCGCCACCGTCGCCCTCGCCGCCGTGTTCGTCGCCGTCGGCTTCCTCATCGGGCCGCGGATGCTCGCGGTGTACGGGCGGTGGGGGCGGACGCTGCTCGGGCCGACGGAGAAGTCGCGGCTGGAGCTGCGGGTCCGGCACCTGGCGGAGTCGCGGTCGGACGCCGTGGACGCGTCGGCGGCGGAGCTGCGGCGGATCGAGCGGGACCTGCACGACGGGGCGCAGGCCCGGCTGGTCGCGATGGGGATGACCCTCGGCGCGATCGAGCACCTCCTCGACCGGGACCCGGCGAAGGCGCGGCTCCTGCTGGCGGAGACCCGCGAGTCGTCCGCGAAGGCCCTGCACGAGCTGCGCGACCTGGTGCGCGGCATCCACCCGCCGGTGCTGGCCGACCGGGGTCTCGGGGACGCGGTCAAGGCCCTCGCCCTCGACCACCCGATGCGCGCGGAGGTCACGGTGGACCTGCCGGAACGGCCCCAGCCGCCGGTGGAGTCGGCCGCGTACTTCGCGGTGTCGGAGATCCTCACCAACGCCGCGAAGCACTCGGGCGGGACCCGGCTGTGGATCGACGTCCGGTACGAGCGGGGCATGCTGCGGATCTCGGTCACCGACGACGGGCGCGGCGGCGCGTCCCTCGCGGGCGGCACGGGCCTGCGCGGCATCGAGCGCCGGATCGGTACATTCGACGGCGTGCTCGCCGTCAACTCCCCCGCGGGCGGCCCGACGATCGTGACCCTGGAGCTGCCGTGCGCGTTGTCCTCGCCGAAGACCTCGCCCTCCTGA
- a CDS encoding amino acid deaminase: MVDSIDGGAVDALGGERLDWRFKAVPASADGMSVADVRAAPIPLDAFGTPLLTLDAGALDHNIAAMAAWTRDAGVDLAPHGKTTMAPALWRRQLDAGAWGVTLANLPQLRVARAFGVRRLMLANALADPAGLAWIGAQLDADPEFAFLSWADSVRTVELMDEALRAARASRPVDVCVELGGPHGRTGARTGAEARAVADAVRRAPTLRLAGAGGYEGAFAHDASAESRAAVDAYLRRVADLHRNLDYETDEPVVTAGGSAYFDQVVEVLGPLPGRTVLRSGAYVIHDDGFYRGISPFARGAGASRTRLRSAMHGWARVVSRPEPALALLDAGKRDVPYDEGMPEPQLVRGKGAAPVAGARVTAVNDQHGFLRDASAEVGDVVRLGLSHPCTALDKWTLIPVVDDADAERPRVVDLVRTWF, encoded by the coding sequence ATGGTGGACAGCATCGACGGCGGGGCCGTGGACGCGCTGGGAGGCGAGCGGCTCGACTGGCGCTTCAAGGCGGTACCCGCGTCCGCGGACGGCATGTCGGTCGCGGACGTCCGCGCCGCGCCGATCCCGCTGGACGCGTTCGGCACCCCGCTGCTGACCCTCGACGCCGGCGCCCTCGACCACAACATCGCCGCGATGGCCGCCTGGACGCGCGACGCCGGCGTGGACCTCGCCCCGCACGGCAAGACGACGATGGCCCCCGCGCTGTGGCGGCGGCAGCTCGACGCCGGCGCCTGGGGCGTCACGCTCGCGAACCTCCCCCAGCTCCGGGTGGCGCGCGCGTTCGGCGTCCGGCGGCTGATGCTCGCCAACGCGCTCGCGGACCCGGCGGGGCTCGCCTGGATCGGCGCGCAGCTCGACGCCGACCCGGAGTTCGCGTTCCTGTCGTGGGCCGACTCGGTCCGGACGGTCGAGCTGATGGACGAGGCGCTGCGGGCCGCGCGCGCGAGCCGTCCGGTGGACGTGTGCGTCGAGCTCGGCGGCCCGCACGGCCGCACCGGCGCCCGCACCGGCGCGGAGGCGCGGGCCGTCGCGGACGCCGTCCGGCGGGCGCCCACGCTCCGGCTCGCGGGGGCCGGCGGCTACGAGGGCGCGTTCGCGCACGACGCGTCCGCCGAGAGCCGCGCCGCCGTGGACGCCTACCTCCGCCGCGTCGCGGACCTGCACCGGAACCTGGACTACGAGACGGACGAACCGGTCGTGACGGCGGGCGGCAGCGCCTACTTCGACCAGGTCGTCGAGGTGCTCGGCCCGCTCCCCGGACGGACGGTCCTGCGCTCGGGCGCCTACGTGATCCACGACGACGGCTTCTACCGGGGCATCTCGCCCTTCGCGCGCGGCGCGGGCGCCTCGCGAACCCGGCTGAGATCGGCGATGCACGGCTGGGCGCGGGTCGTGTCGCGGCCCGAACCCGCGCTCGCGCTCCTGGACGCGGGCAAGCGCGACGTCCCGTACGACGAGGGCATGCCGGAACCGCAGCTCGTCCGCGGCAAGGGCGCCGCGCCCGTGGCCGGTGCCCGCGTCACCGCCGTCAACGACCAGCACGGCTTCCTGCGGGACGCGTCGGCCGAGGTCGGCGACGTCGTCCGGCTCGGCCTCTCGCACCCCTGCACCGCGCTCGACAAGTGGACGCTGATCCCCGTCGTGGACGACGCGGACGCCGAGCGCCCGCGCGTCGTCGACCTCGTCCGGACGTGGTTCTGA
- a CDS encoding response regulator transcription factor gives MRVVLAEDLALLREGLVSLLETHGFEIAAAVDNGPSLRRALLDHRPDVAVVDVRLPPSFTDEGLQAALEARRHVPGLPVLVLSQYVEQLYARELLADGRGGIGYLLKDRVFDAAQFVDAVRRVAAGGTAMDPEVVSRLVAGGTRGTPLARLTPRETEVLELMAEGRSNAAIAERLVVTERAVTKHTANIFAKLDLPVTADGNRRVLAVLAYLNG, from the coding sequence GTGCGCGTTGTCCTCGCCGAAGACCTCGCCCTCCTGAGGGAGGGCCTGGTCAGCCTGCTGGAGACGCACGGCTTCGAGATCGCGGCGGCCGTCGACAACGGGCCGTCCCTGCGCAGGGCGCTGCTCGACCACCGCCCGGACGTGGCGGTGGTCGACGTGCGGCTGCCGCCGTCGTTCACCGACGAGGGCCTGCAGGCGGCGCTGGAGGCGCGCCGGCACGTCCCGGGCCTGCCGGTGCTGGTGCTGTCGCAGTACGTCGAGCAGCTGTACGCGCGCGAACTGCTCGCGGACGGCCGCGGCGGGATCGGCTACCTGCTGAAGGACCGGGTGTTCGACGCGGCCCAGTTCGTCGACGCCGTCCGGCGGGTGGCGGCGGGCGGCACCGCGATGGACCCGGAGGTCGTGTCCCGGCTCGTCGCGGGCGGCACCCGCGGGACGCCGCTGGCCCGGCTGACGCCCCGCGAGACCGAGGTCCTCGAGCTGATGGCCGAGGGCCGCTCGAACGCGGCCATCGCCGAACGCCTCGTCGTCACCGAACGCGCCGTCACCAAGCACACCGCGAACATCTTCGCCAAGCTCGACCTGCCGGTGACCGCCGACGGCAACCGCCGCGTCCTCGCCGTCCTCGCCTACCTCAACGGCTGA
- a CDS encoding sugar kinase yields the protein MEPTAVCVGETMAVLLPEQPGPLEDVPSFRHSCGGAEANVARGLAALGVPAAWAGRVGDDGFGRRALRELAAAGVDVRGASTDPERPTGLYVKEAGPSGSVLHYYRDGSAGSAIGPDLLDAPVTGPMLANARLVHLSGITAALSDSALALTRALLHRPRGDRLVSFDLNWRPALWRHRDPAVLRPLLDAADIVMLGADEAAAVLGTAEPGALRELLPGPSVLVVKDDAHQATAITRDAAVTEPALRVEVVEPVGAGDAFAAGYLAGTLRGYGPRRRLRLGHLAAAATLVVPGDHGPPPPPDRVEALLAASPGAWAATTVRASGISGPVEETTP from the coding sequence ATGGAACCGACGGCCGTCTGTGTGGGCGAGACGATGGCGGTCCTGCTCCCCGAGCAGCCCGGCCCGCTGGAGGACGTCCCGTCCTTCCGGCACTCCTGCGGCGGCGCGGAGGCCAACGTCGCGCGGGGGCTCGCCGCCCTCGGCGTGCCCGCCGCCTGGGCCGGCCGCGTCGGCGACGACGGCTTCGGCCGCCGCGCCCTCCGCGAACTCGCGGCGGCCGGCGTGGACGTGCGCGGCGCCTCGACCGACCCCGAGCGCCCCACCGGCCTGTACGTCAAGGAGGCCGGACCGTCCGGCAGCGTCCTGCACTACTACCGGGACGGCTCGGCGGGCTCGGCGATCGGCCCGGACCTGCTCGACGCCCCGGTCACCGGGCCGATGCTCGCGAACGCGCGGCTCGTGCACCTGTCCGGGATCACCGCCGCGCTCTCCGACTCCGCGCTCGCCCTCACCCGCGCCCTGCTGCACCGCCCCCGCGGCGACCGGCTGGTCAGCTTCGACCTGAACTGGCGGCCCGCGCTGTGGCGGCACCGCGACCCGGCCGTGCTGCGGCCCCTCCTCGACGCCGCCGACATCGTCATGCTCGGCGCCGACGAGGCCGCCGCCGTCCTCGGCACCGCCGAACCCGGCGCGCTGCGCGAACTCCTCCCGGGACCGTCCGTCCTCGTCGTCAAGGACGACGCCCACCAGGCGACGGCGATCACCCGCGACGCGGCCGTCACCGAGCCCGCGCTGCGCGTCGAGGTCGTCGAACCGGTCGGCGCCGGGGACGCCTTCGCCGCCGGATACCTGGCCGGTACGCTGCGCGGGTACGGCCCGCGGCGCCGCCTGCGGCTCGGCCACCTCGCCGCCGCCGCCACGCTCGTCGTACCCGGCGACCACGGCCCCCCGCCCCCGCCGGACCGTGTGGAGGCCCTCCTCGCCGCGTCACCCGGCGCGTGGGCGGCGACCACCGTGCGCGCCTCGGGCATCAGCGGCCCGGTGGAGGAGACGACCCCATGA
- a CDS encoding polysaccharide deacetylase family protein, which yields MVDDETTGTSRRRALWVLGALAGLGLAADEVRAPNGYRTATAETVPASPAVHPSPAPTPHPTLRPASWTPGRLAALDEPVRELSRLSPPPPPKTIALTIDDGPHPEWTPKMLDLLAEHDVRATFFIIGEQVREHRALTRRIADAGHQICNHTMHHPLSLGGMPAKKVRAEIAEAHDRIADATGVLPGFFRAPGGNWSERIMDVISEYGMLPIDWSIDPRDWARPGTGRIQRALLEAGDGDILLCHDGGGDRGQTIKALRKAVPELKKRGLTFASL from the coding sequence GTGGTGGACGACGAGACGACCGGGACGTCCCGCCGTCGGGCCCTCTGGGTGCTCGGGGCCCTCGCGGGACTGGGCCTCGCGGCCGACGAGGTTCGCGCCCCGAACGGTTACCGGACGGCCACGGCGGAGACCGTCCCGGCGAGCCCGGCCGTGCACCCGAGCCCGGCCCCGACGCCGCACCCGACGCTGCGTCCCGCGAGCTGGACGCCCGGACGGCTGGCGGCGCTCGACGAACCCGTCCGCGAACTGTCCCGGCTCTCCCCGCCGCCGCCCCCGAAGACGATCGCGCTGACCATCGACGACGGCCCCCACCCGGAGTGGACGCCGAAGATGCTCGACCTGCTCGCCGAGCACGACGTCCGCGCCACGTTCTTCATCATCGGCGAGCAGGTGCGGGAGCACCGGGCGCTGACCCGGCGCATCGCCGACGCCGGCCACCAGATCTGCAACCACACGATGCACCACCCGCTGAGCCTCGGCGGGATGCCGGCGAAGAAGGTCCGCGCGGAGATCGCCGAGGCGCACGACCGCATCGCCGACGCGACGGGCGTCCTGCCCGGCTTCTTCCGCGCGCCGGGCGGCAACTGGTCCGAGCGGATCATGGACGTGATCTCCGAGTACGGGATGCTGCCCATCGACTGGTCGATCGACCCGCGCGACTGGGCCCGTCCCGGCACCGGCCGCATCCAACGCGCGCTGCTGGAGGCGGGGGACGGCGACATCCTGCTGTGCCACGACGGCGGCGGCGACCGCGGCCAGACGATCAAGGCGCTGCGCAAGGCGGTCCCGGAGCTCAAGAAGCGCGGCCTGACCTTCGCCTCGCTCTGA
- a CDS encoding SMI1/KNR4 family protein encodes MTDLERLLALVPPPAAPVGAGAGWTRAEDALGVALPREFTEIARRYGRGTFCDEFSCHTPELMIEENPGRLEDLRFLLRDDGADCPHPVHPEPGGLLVWGSDSIGGALCWLTEPAGSPDRWPTVRWTRDDEFEYPEGGTAAVLTGLTEDLTARMAESGADVDGPWFDPDRRDVHVYLRLTEVDGAPPYPERLRILRRSLAPTGARGGFTGAGGARQDHFATAAGRWRLTYETAYGHQIRVAYPPGEDAPVRAALLAAVDAMGCRVESVLPVHGTPHWPGTT; translated from the coding sequence GTGACGGACCTCGAACGGCTGCTCGCGCTCGTCCCGCCGCCCGCCGCACCGGTGGGCGCCGGGGCCGGCTGGACGCGGGCGGAGGACGCGCTCGGGGTCGCCCTCCCCCGCGAGTTCACCGAGATCGCCCGGCGGTACGGGCGCGGCACGTTCTGCGACGAGTTCTCCTGCCACACCCCGGAGCTGATGATCGAGGAGAACCCCGGGCGGCTGGAGGACCTGCGGTTCCTGCTCCGGGACGACGGCGCGGACTGCCCGCATCCCGTCCACCCCGAGCCCGGCGGGCTGCTGGTGTGGGGATCCGACTCGATCGGCGGGGCGCTCTGCTGGCTGACCGAGCCCGCCGGCTCCCCCGACCGCTGGCCGACCGTCCGCTGGACGCGCGACGACGAGTTCGAGTACCCCGAAGGCGGCACGGCCGCCGTGCTCACCGGGCTCACCGAGGACCTGACGGCGCGCATGGCGGAGAGCGGCGCGGACGTCGACGGCCCCTGGTTCGACCCCGACCGCCGGGACGTCCACGTCTACCTCCGGCTGACGGAGGTAGACGGTGCGCCGCCGTACCCGGAACGGCTCCGCATCCTGCGCCGGAGCCTCGCACCGACCGGCGCCCGCGGCGGCTTCACCGGCGCGGGCGGCGCCCGGCAGGACCACTTCGCCACGGCCGCCGGCCGCTGGCGGCTGACCTACGAGACCGCCTACGGCCACCAGATCCGGGTCGCCTACCCGCCGGGGGAGGACGCCCCGGTGCGCGCCGCGCTGCTCGCGGCGGTCGACGCCATGGGCTGCCGCGTCGAGTCCGTCCTCCCCGTCCACGGCACGCCGCACTGGCCCGGGACCACCTGA